The Erigeron canadensis isolate Cc75 chromosome 4, C_canadensis_v1, whole genome shotgun sequence genome window below encodes:
- the LOC122598372 gene encoding polyphenol oxidase, chloroplastic-like, which translates to MASLAPPSTTAKPFSSSSSTYSSSFSFKSSQIPISRENRINRHAIISCKTLDDNNNNNHNENVNSNKVDRRNMLLGLGGLYGAAATLGSDSLAFAKPIVAPDITKCGAADIPQGAKPMNCCPPSASKIIDFKIPPPSATRVRPAAHLVSKDYISKFNKAIELMKALPDDDPRSFKQQAAVHCAYCDGAYDQVGFPDLELQVHGSWLFLPFHRYYLYFFEKICGKLIDDPTFAIPFWNWDAPDGMKIPDIYTNKKSPLYDSFREARHQPPSIIDLDYNGVDENLSKSKQVSTNLTIMYRQMVSSAKTASLFMGSPYRAGDEASPGGGSLESIPHGPVHIWTGDSTQPNGEDMGNFYSAGRDPLFYAHHANVDRMWSVWKTLEGRHQDFTDTDWLDSSFLFYNENAEMVRVKVRDCVDSKNIGYVYQDVETPWLNSKPVPRVKRVLSKIKKLGSARADDEHHLFAKDVFPTTLYNKPIKVLVPRPKKSRSKKQKDQVEEILVIEGIEVKRDVFVKFDVLLNDEDEGTSATADKTEFAGSFVNVPHKHKHGKSVKTKLRLGISELLDDLDADDDENVFVTLVPRNGGDEVSIKGIKIELED; encoded by the coding sequence ATGGCATCTCTTGCACCACCATCAACCACCGCAAAAcccttctcttcttcttcttccacttaTTCTTCTTCATTCTCTTTCAAATCATCTCAAATTCCCATTTCAAGAGAAAACCGCATTAATCGCCATGCAATAATTTCATGCAAAACCCTAGAtgacaacaataacaataaccacAATGAAAACGTTAACTCCAACAAAGTTGATAGGAGAAACATGTTATTAGGCCTTGGAGGTCTTTATGGTGCAGCCGCCACCCTCGGGTCGGATTCACTAGCCTTTGCTAAGCCGATCGTGGCACCGGATATCACGAAATGTGGCGCGGCTGACATACCACAAGGTGCTAAACCCATGAACTGTTGTCCTCCATCCGCTAGTAAAATCATTGATTTTAAAATTCCTCCACCTTCAGCCACACGAGTTCGGCCTGCAGCTCATTTGGTTAGTAAAGATTATATATCGAAATTTAATAAAGCAATCGAGCTCATGAAAGCTCTTCCTGATGATGATCCTCGTAGCTTTAAACAACAAGCCGCGGTTCATTGTGCTTATTGTGATGGTGCTTATGATCAAGTCGGTTTCCCGGATCTTGAACTTCAAGTTCACGGGTCATGGCTGTTTTTACCTTTTCATCGATactatttatacttttttgaaaAGATTTGTGGCAAGTTAATTGATGATCCAACTTTTGCCATCCCATTTTGGAATTGGGATGCACCGGATGGAATGAAAATTCCTGATATCTACACGAATAAGAAGTCTCCCTTGTACGATTCTTTTCGTGAGGCTAGGCATCAACCACCATCTATAATCGATCTTGATTATAATGGGGTTGATGAGAATTTAAGCAAGTCAAAACAAGTGTCTACAAATCTCACAATCATGTATAGACAAATGGTGTCTAGTGCAAAGACTGCTAGTCTTTTCATGGGCAGCCCCTATCGTGCTGGCGATGAGGCTAGCCCAGGTGGGGGCTCTCTTGAGAGCATACCACATGGACCGGTCCATATCTGGACCGGAGACAGTACCCAGCCTAACGGCGAGGACATGGGTAACTTTTATTCCGCAGGTAGAGATCCTCTTTTCTATGCACATCATGCAAATGTTGATAGAATGTGGTCAGTTTGGAAGACCCTAGAAGGAAGACATCAAGATTTTACAGATACAGACTGGCTTGATTcgtcatttttgttttataatgaaAACGCTGAGATGGTTCGTGTCAAGGTGAGGGATTGTGTTGATTCAAAAAATATTGGCTATGTTTATCAAGATGTGGAAACACCATGGCTAAATAGCAAGCCGGTACCACGAGTCAAAAGGGTTTTGAGCAAGATCAAGAAACTTGGTTCGGCTCGAGCTGATGATGAACACCATCTCTTTGCTAAAGATGTTTTCCCAACAACTCTTTATAATAAGCCGATCAAAGTGTTGGTTCCTAGACCAAAGAAGTCTAGaagcaaaaaacaaaaagaccAAGTAGAAGAGATCTTGGTGATTGAAGGGATTGAAGTTAAGAGAGACGTGTTTGTGAAATTTGATGTGTTATTGAACGACGAAGACGAAGGGACAAGTGCCACGGCCGATAAGACAGAGTTCGCCGGAAGTTTTGTGAATGTGCCTCATAAGCATAAGCATGGGAAGAGTGTGAAGACGAAATTGAGGTTAGGGATTAGTGAGCTTTTGGATGATTTggatgctgatgatgatgaaaatgtgttTGTGACATTGGTGCCTAGAAATGGAGGTGATGAGGTTTCCATTAAAGGAATTAAAATCGAGCTTGAAGATTGA
- the LOC122597098 gene encoding TIR-only protein-like encodes MQRSVSSSKNVYRNLIRQYHKIPTNAAILTRRQERHPCDVFINHRGIDTKKNISGLLYNHLMSLRLRPFLDSKNMKPGDKLFDKIDTAISGCKVGVAVFSPRYCQSYFCLHELARIMEAKKRVIPVFCDVKPSELHAKDLWRCTPHELDRFQSALEEAKYTVGLSFNSSNGNWPEFLTTATEAIIQNLIEVEEEEEIKEKGLQKLISS; translated from the exons ATGCAACGTTCAGTTTCTTCATCCAAAAATGTCTACCGCAACCTCATCCGTCAATACCATAAAATACCAACCAATGCCGCCATTTTAACACGACGACAAGAACGACACCCATGTGACGTGTTCATTAACCACCGTGGGATCGATACAAAGAAGAATATTTCCGGGCTTTTATATAATCATCTAATGAGTTTAAGATTAAGGCCATTTTTAGATAGCAAAAACATGAAACCTGgagataaattgtttgataaAATTGACACTGCAATTAGTGGATGTAAAGTTGGGGTTGCCGTTTTTTCACCCCGGTATTGTCAGTCTTATTTTTGCTTGCATGAATTAGCCCGTATTATGGAGGCTAAAAAGAGGGTTATACCGGTTTTTTGTGACGTTAAACCATCTGAACTTCATGCTAAAGACCTTTGGAGGTGCACACCACATGAACTAGATCGGTTTCAATCCGCTCTAGAGGAGGCTAAGTATACAGTTGGGCTATCCTTCAATTCATCAAACGG GAACTGGCCAGAATTTTTGACAACAGCGACCGAAGCGATCATCCAAAACTTGATAGAggttgaagaagaggaagagatcAAAGAGAAAGGGCTACAAAAATTAATCAGCTCTTAA
- the LOC122597099 gene encoding polyphenol oxidase, chloroplastic-like, whose amino-acid sequence MAGIPTTQIFPMSLDKPITLVVARPSKNEREKGEEEQEEVLVIEDIEVKNDEYVKFDVFINDEDDVAASVGGAGKTEFAGSFVKVPHKQRENREDGDHAKVMMMKTKLRLGISELLESLGVEDDDENVMVKLVPKCDNVHVMIGGIKIEIE is encoded by the coding sequence ATGGCTGGAATACCAACTACACAAATCTTTCCAATGAGCTTAGACAAACCGATAACACTCGTGGTGGCAAGGCCGTCGAAGAACGAAAGAGAAAAAGGGGAGGAAGAACAAGAAGAAGTATTGGTGATAGAAGATATAGAAGTTAAAAATGATGAGTATGTAAAGTTTGATGTGTtcatcaatgatgaagatgatgtggCAGCAAGTGTTGGAGGGGCTGGAAAAACCGAGTTTGCCGGTAGCTTTGTGAAAGTGCCACATAAGCAAAGGGAGAATCGCGAAGATGGTGATCACGCgaaggtgatgatgatgaaaactAAGTTGAGATTAGGAATAAGTGAATTGTTAGAGAGTTTGGGAGTTGAAGACGATGATGAAAATGTTATGGTCAAATTGGTGCCAAAATGTGATAATGTTCATGTTATGATAGGTGGTATAAAGATTGAGATTGagtaa
- the LOC122598016 gene encoding uncharacterized protein LOC122598016: protein MEEHSFFSNMIMNLRSTCKYYTGYPKDLGLSKVIHFTSEREFVHLLHQGHPVIVAFTIKSNYTKHLDKVLEEAAAEFYPEIKFMRVECPKYIGFCMTRQKKDYPFIEMFHSPAQANNQGRAADPNVTKYSVKVLPYNYDVSAYGFREFFKRHNIGSFSHK from the exons ATGGAGGAGCATTCATTTTTCAGtaatatgattatgaatctTCGCTCCACCTGCAA GTATTATACTGGATATCCAAAGGATCTTGGGCTATCGAAGGTTATTCATTTTACTTCAGAGCGTGAATTTGTGCATCTTCTGCATCAAGGTCACCCAGTGATAGTTGCATTCACCATCAA GAGTAACTACACCAAGCATCTTGACAAAGTATTGGAAGAAGCTGCTGCTGAGTTTTATCCCGAAATCAAATTTATGCGT GTTGAATGTCCAAAATATATTGGGTTTTGTATGACACGACAAAAGAAAGATTATCCATTTATAGAAATGTTTCATAGTCCAGCACAA GCAAATAATCAAGGAAGAGCCGCTGATCCAAATGTCACAAAGTACTCTGTGAAAGTTTTACCT TATAACTATGATGTCAGTGCATATGGGTTTAGAGAGTTCTTCAAACGCCACAACATAGGGTCGTTCAGTCACAAGTAA